The Bacillota bacterium genomic interval CCGTGTGTGAAGTTGCGTTTTAGAATCAAGCCAAAGTCCGGGCGCCCATTTTTTATGGCCACTACTTCGCCATCGGCTATTAGTGGCTGCCCGGATAGTTCAGCCAGAGCATTTAGCTCTGGATAAGTTTGGGTTTTCAGACGCCCTTTTTTTGTTTGTAGCTCAACCGCTCCGTTTTGAACAAAAGCGATAATGCGAATTCCATCCCATTTCACCTGATAAACATAATCAGGATTATTTTGCACCTTTTCCTTGAGCACTGGTTCCATGGGCACAAGTTTGCCCGGTTCAATCACACGACCTTACCCTTTTCTCTGGGTTTCTGTTTATCCGGTGTGAACCGCTCCTTTTCTACAGCTTCCAAGCTGGAACGGAGAGCGTCCATTAAATCGACAACTCCCTCTGTTGGCGCAGCATCCGGTTGCACCGGCTCTTTGCCTGCAATTTTTGCCTCGATCAGCTCCAGCAAAGCCCTGCGGTATTCATCAGTATATTTTTCCGGCTCAAAGGGTGCCGCCATACTGCTTACCAACTGGGTTGCCATCTCCAGTTCACGATCGGAGACCTCCAGAGATGGCTCCACGCCAGGAACATCGGCCCGGGAGCGCACTTCATCGGGGTAATTCATGGTCTCCATCACCAGCACATCATCAAAAACACGCACTGCAGCCAGAGCTTGTTTTGAGCGAATCACCACTTTGGCAACAGCCACCTTACCAGTATCGCGCAGGGCGGAAACCAGCAAGTTATACGCTTTTTTCCCGGTTTCCTCAGGGCCGAGATAATAACTACGTTCATAGTAAATCGGATCTATTTCTTTTAGCTCACAGAAGTCAATAATATCGATTGCCCGGGTCTGTTTCGAAGGAATTTTCTCGAAATCCTCATCCTCCACTAATACAAAGCGGTCTTTTTGAAATTCGTAACCACGAACAATCTCTTCCCATTCCACTTCCTGGTCACATCGGGGGCAGGTGCGTTTATATTTTAGCGGCGTGTTACATTTTTTGTGCAAATACTTAAATTTTAGGGATCGATCTTCAACGGCAGCGTACATCTTTACCGGGATGTTTACCAGGCCAAAGCTTACGGCCCCTTTCCACATTGGGCGCATTGGTGACCTCCTGAACTGATTTTTGACCTAGTGTCTCCAAAACGAAAGGAATATTTCATTGTGAATAGAAAAGCGGCGCCCGCGGCGCCGCTATCATCATACTTTTTTAACCCATAAATTCATGTCTTCAAACTTGCCAAAGATATTGCAATTATTCACTAATCGGCCTGTGAAAGTGTAGCCGTGTTTACGGAACACCGTATTCATCCCCGGAGAAAGCGCCCTGGCCAGAGAATACAAACAACTGATATCCCTTTTTTTCATCTCCAGTTCAAGGGCATTAATAATTGCTGCCATCAACCCTTTACCCCGCATCTCCGGCAAAGAAGCACAATCGGTAATCTCAGCGTTACCGTATTCGGTACTCATATCTGCCGATGCACAGCTGACAATCCGTCCATCTTTGTCGGTGGCCACAATAAAATAATAATCGCTGGCCAACAACAGTTCCAAATAAGTAGGGTCATTCAGCGGAATCGGATAGGTCTTAAACACACTCTTGTATAACTTACACAGGGCGGGGATATCTTCGCTGGTTGCCTCCCGCAAGGCAAAGCCCTCGGCAACCGGATAATCGGCAATAGAATCAGGCTCTATTCTGGACACATCTTCCATGATTGCCGTAGCTTCCTCAAAGCGATAACTAAGACGCCTTTCTTGGGAATAAAACTTTGACAGACAATAGGCATGCTCACCGTTAAAATAATGCTTAAAAATCCCTTCCAGAACATAGCCATGGGGCAAAAATTTCTCCCTTTCATCTGAGCGGGCCTTTAGAAACACCTTGCCAAAACTGTTTTTTTCCGCCAAATAATCCAAGCGCCGGGTTAATCCGGTTATGTCTTCACCTCGATATTTAATCACCCTGATTCGGTCATTGTACAAATCAAGGTAGACTTTGGTTTGATAACCAGCTTCCTCGATTTGATAATCCAATCCGTATAGATTGCCATGGATTGTAGTTGATGTGTTCTTGTCCAGATAGAGCTCCCGAATTTCCACCAAATTCCCCCTTCTTAAGCTTCGTTTTCTCTGACTACGCGGGCCACAGCCACAACCCTGTCATCTGTATCCAGCTTAATCAATGTCAAACCCTGGGTGCTGCGGCCGATAATTGAGATACCATCAACTTTTTGTCTGAGCATTATCCCCTTGGCGGTGACAATCATCACGTCATCCCCTGGTGTAACAAGACGCGCAACCACGACAGCACCATTCTTAGCGGTGACATTGATTGCTTTAATTCCTTTACCGCCCCGGGTTTGGACTCTAAACTCATCTAAGCGGGTGCGTTTACCAAAGCCGCGTTCGGTAACCACCAGTAAATGACCGTTATCCCTGAGGTAGACCATATCCACCAACGCATCATCTGCTGCCAGGTTGATTCCCCTTACCCCCCGGGCTACTCGGCCCATGGTGCGTATCTCTGTCTCATTAAACCGTATGGACAGACCTTTTGCTGTCACCAGCATTAATTGCTGATTGCCATCGGTAAGTTGGACACCAATCAGTTCATCTCCCTGGTCTAGTTTAATACCAATCAGACCGGAACGCAGGTTGGTCTCATACTGGGTAAGTTGTGTGCGCTTTACATAGCCCTTACGGGTGGACATTACCAAATACTGATCTTCACAGAACTCCCGGATAGGGATAACAGCGCTTATTTTTTCTTGGGGACGAAGCTGAATAAGATTTACAAGCGCTGTGCCCCGTGCCTGCCGAGACGATTCCGGAATTTCATAGACCTTTTTCTTATACACCTGGCCCAGATTGGTAAAGAACAAAAGCTCTTGGTGTGTGGAGGTGATGTACATTAATTCTACGAAATCATCTTCACGCCTTGTGAGTGCGGTGATTCCGCGTCCTCCCCGCAGTTGGCTGCGGTAGGTTGTCACCGGCAAACGCTTTATATATCCCTGATGGGTAATTGTGATTACTACATCTTCATCGGCAATTAAATCAACAACATCAATATCGCCATCCTTGTTGACGATTTTTGTCCGTCTTTCATCACCGAATTTTTCTTTAATCGCCAGCAGCTCTTCCCGAACCACTTTATCCACCAAATATGGATTGGCAAGTATCTCTTTCAGTCGTTTGACACGTTCCTTCAGCTCGTTGTATTCTTCTTCTATTTTGGTCCGTTCCAAAGCCGTTAGGCGTTGCAAACGCATATCCAAAATTGCCTGGGCTTGGATCCTGCTTAGTGGAAAACTGGTCATTAATTTTTCTCTGGCTTCGTCGACATCTTTAGATTTGCGGATAGTTGCGATTATCTGATCCAAATTATCTAAGGCAACCCGGAATCCTTCGAGAATATGCAGCCTTTCTTCCGCTTTTCGGAGCTCATAACGCGTCCGTCGCCTAATAATATCCCGCTGATGCTCAAGATAATGCCATAAAAGGTCCCGTAGCGATAAAACCTTTGGCTGATTATCTACCAAAGCCAGCATAATAATACCAAAGGATTGCTGGAGCTGGGTGTTTTTGTAGAGTTTATTAAGAACCACATGGGGATTGGCATCTTTTCTGAGTTCAATTACAACCCTGATTCCATGACGATCTGTCTCATCCCTGAGATCGGTGATGCCCTCTAGTTTTTTATCGCGCACTAATTCTGCGATCTTTTCTATCAGTCGCGCTTTATTGACCAGATATGGCAGTTCGGTAATAATCAGGCTTTGTTTGCCATTGGCATTGCTTTCAATGCGGACGTCGCCACGGACGATTACTGAACCCCGTCCGGTGTTATAGGCTTTTTTTATGCCGTCACGACCTAAGATAATTCCAGCTGTGGGAAAGTCAGGGCCTTTTATATATTCCATCAACCCGTCGCTGTCCACATCAGGATTATCTATTAGGGCAATTACGCCATCTATGGACTCATTAAGGTTGTGTGGTGGAATATTTGTTGCCATCCCAACGGCAATACCAGCGGCGCCGTTAACCAACAGGTTGGGAAAACGAGAGGGAAGGCAGACAGGCACCTCTAAAGTCTCATCGAAGTTGGGGACATAATCGACTGTTTCTTTGTCAATATCCTGCAGCATGACACTGGCCAGCTTATCCATGCGCACCTCGGTATAACGCATCGCTGCAGCAGAGTCTCCGTCGATAGAACCAAAGTTACCATGTCCGTCAACTAGCGGATACCGATAAGAGAAATCCTGGGCCATTCTTACCATCGTGTCGTAAAGGGCTACATCGCCATGGGGATGGTATTTACCCAAAACTTCCCCGACAACCCGGGCACTCTTTTTATAGGGCTTGCCGGCACCGAGTCCTAAATCGTTCATCGCGTATAGAATACGACGATGAACCGGCTTTAAACCATCCCGGACGTCGGGCAGAGCCCGGCCAACAATAACGCTCATGGCGTAATCCACATAGGATTGCTTCATTTCGGTATTTACATCACGGGGCAATATCTTGCCGTGGGTAAAATCTGTCATCGGGCTTCGCTCCTAAACATCAAGATTGCGGACCATGCCCGCGTGTTTGTTGATGAATTCCCGGCGTGGTTCCACCTTATCACCCATCAGCACCGAGAAAATTTCATCTGCTACAATCGCATCCTCAAGAGTAACCTGAAGCAGTGTTCTTGTTTCCGGATTCATTGTTGTATCACTAAGCTGGTCGGCGTTCATTTCACCAAGACCTTTGTACCGTTGCAGGGTGATTCCGTCCTTACCCAGTTCACTTACCTTCTGCTCTAACTCCCGCTCGCTGTATAGGTAAAACTCCTGCCGTCCCTTTTTTAAGAGAAAGAGCGGCGGTTGGGCAATGTAGACATACCCTTTCTCCAACAGCGCCCGCATATAACGATAGAAGAATGTTAAAAGCAAAGTGCGGATATGCGAACCGTCAACATCGGCGTCTGTCATGATTATTATTTTATTGTAACGAGCTTTGGCTATGTCAAAATCTTCACCGATTCCAGTGCCCAAAGCAGTAATTATCGTCCTAATCTCTTCATTGGCAAGAATTTTATCCAGGCGAGCTTTTTCGACATTTATTATCTTTCCACGCAGAGGTAAAATAGCCTGATTGCGACGGTCACGTCCCTGCTTAGCGCTGCCGCCGGCAGAGTCGCCCTCCACCAAAAATAGCTCGGCCAGGGCGGGATCACGAACAGAGCAATCTGCCAGCTTGCCCGGTAGTGCCGAAATCTCCAGAGCGTTTTTCCTTCTGGTAAGCTCCCTCGCCCTGCGGGCTGCCTCCCGTGCTCGGGCGGCTGTGATGGCCTTTTCCAGAATCTTTTTAGCAAGGGATGGAGATTGCTCCAGAGTAAAACCTAACTCTTCGCTGACAATAGAATCAACGATTCCTCTCACTTCGGTATTTCCTAATTTGGTTTTTGTCTGACCTTCAAACTGTGGATCATGGAGCTTGACACTGACAATCGCGGTTAACCCCTCGCGGATATCCTCACCGGAAAGACTGTTGCTTCCATTTTTACCATTCTTCAGAAGATTGTTTTTACGAGCATAATCGTTGAGAATGCGTGTTAATGCTGTTTTAAATCCTACCTCATGACTGCCGCCCTCATGGGTATGGATGTTATTTGCAAAAGAAAAAAGATTTTCCTGATAACCTGTGTGATACTGCATGGCGACCTCAACTACTACATCATCCTTGGTTTTTTCAAAATAAACGGGCTTTTTATGCAGAACATCCCGGTTTTTATTAAGAAACTGAATATACGAATTGATGCCACCGTCATATTTGTACTTGTTTTTTTCTTCGGTTACTTCATTGGAAAAATGTATCTCCAGACCTTTGTTCAGAAAAGCTAGTTCGCGGATTCTTTGATTTAGCGTTTCGTAATTAAAATCTATTGTTTCAAAAATATCCGCATCAGGACGGAATTTGACCAGCGTTCCCTGTTTTTTTGTCGACCCTTTTACTGTCAGTTCAGTCTGTTTTTTTCCTCTGCTAAAACGCTGATGATAAACCTTGCCCTCTGTATATACTTCTACTTCCAGCCATTCTGACAAGGCATTGACTACAGAAACCCCCACGCCGTGGAGGCCGCCTGAAACCTTATACCCGCCACCGCCGAATTTTGCGCCGGCGTGCAAATGTGTCATGACAACTTCCAGGGCAGGAATTCCCAGTTTTGGGTGGATTCCCACGGGAATTCCAACCCCGTTATCCAGCACCGAAACAACATTATCCGGATGGATGGTTACTACAATCTTATCGCACCTGCCTGCCAGGGCCTCATCAATGGCATTGTCCACCACTTCATACACAAGATGATGTAGTCCTTTTACTCCTGTAGAACCAATATACATGCCAGGACGCTTGCGAACGGGTTCAAGACCTTCCAGGACCTGGATTTGCTGGGCATCATATTGCATTTGATCTTTCATCTCTACGACCTCCGACCTAAACTTTTTTCACACCGGCGCTGTAAAGTAGCGACTGTTACCGGGCTGAAGATAATTTGTGACTCAGTCACCACAATCGCCTTGGGATTATCATCCAGGTGAATTGTGCGCCGCTGCCAGTCAGAGAGCTCCATTAACTCCCGGGACAACGGTGACTCGGTAATCTCAACGGAAAAAATTCCTATTACCTGGTCATGATAGATTACTGTACCCCCACCTACATGTAATAACA includes:
- the ablB gene encoding putative beta-lysine N-acetyltransferase, translated to MVEIRELYLDKNTSTTIHGNLYGLDYQIEEAGYQTKVYLDLYNDRIRVIKYRGEDITGLTRRLDYLAEKNSFGKVFLKARSDEREKFLPHGYVLEGIFKHYFNGEHAYCLSKFYSQERRLSYRFEEATAIMEDVSRIEPDSIADYPVAEGFALREATSEDIPALCKLYKSVFKTYPIPLNDPTYLELLLASDYYFIVATDKDGRIVSCASADMSTEYGNAEITDCASLPEMRGKGLMAAIINALELEMKKRDISCLYSLARALSPGMNTVFRKHGYTFTGRLVNNCNIFGKFEDMNLWVKKV
- a CDS encoding DUF370 domain-containing protein encodes the protein MLLHVGGGTVIYHDQVIGIFSVEITESPLSRELMELSDWQRRTIHLDDNPKAIVVTESQIIFSPVTVATLQRRCEKSLGRRS
- the gyrA gene encoding DNA gyrase subunit A, which encodes MTDFTHGKILPRDVNTEMKQSYVDYAMSVIVGRALPDVRDGLKPVHRRILYAMNDLGLGAGKPYKKSARVVGEVLGKYHPHGDVALYDTMVRMAQDFSYRYPLVDGHGNFGSIDGDSAAAMRYTEVRMDKLASVMLQDIDKETVDYVPNFDETLEVPVCLPSRFPNLLVNGAAGIAVGMATNIPPHNLNESIDGVIALIDNPDVDSDGLMEYIKGPDFPTAGIILGRDGIKKAYNTGRGSVIVRGDVRIESNANGKQSLIITELPYLVNKARLIEKIAELVRDKKLEGITDLRDETDRHGIRVVIELRKDANPHVVLNKLYKNTQLQQSFGIIMLALVDNQPKVLSLRDLLWHYLEHQRDIIRRRTRYELRKAEERLHILEGFRVALDNLDQIIATIRKSKDVDEAREKLMTSFPLSRIQAQAILDMRLQRLTALERTKIEEEYNELKERVKRLKEILANPYLVDKVVREELLAIKEKFGDERRTKIVNKDGDIDVVDLIADEDVVITITHQGYIKRLPVTTYRSQLRGGRGITALTRREDDFVELMYITSTHQELLFFTNLGQVYKKKVYEIPESSRQARGTALVNLIQLRPQEKISAVIPIREFCEDQYLVMSTRKGYVKRTQLTQYETNLRSGLIGIKLDQGDELIGVQLTDGNQQLMLVTAKGLSIRFNETEIRTMGRVARGVRGINLAADDALVDMVYLRDNGHLLVVTERGFGKRTRLDEFRVQTRGGKGIKAINVTAKNGAVVVARLVTPGDDVMIVTAKGIMLRQKVDGISIIGRSTQGLTLIKLDTDDRVVAVARVVRENEA
- the gyrB gene encoding DNA topoisomerase (ATP-hydrolyzing) subunit B: MKDQMQYDAQQIQVLEGLEPVRKRPGMYIGSTGVKGLHHLVYEVVDNAIDEALAGRCDKIVVTIHPDNVVSVLDNGVGIPVGIHPKLGIPALEVVMTHLHAGAKFGGGGYKVSGGLHGVGVSVVNALSEWLEVEVYTEGKVYHQRFSRGKKQTELTVKGSTKKQGTLVKFRPDADIFETIDFNYETLNQRIRELAFLNKGLEIHFSNEVTEEKNKYKYDGGINSYIQFLNKNRDVLHKKPVYFEKTKDDVVVEVAMQYHTGYQENLFSFANNIHTHEGGSHEVGFKTALTRILNDYARKNNLLKNGKNGSNSLSGEDIREGLTAIVSVKLHDPQFEGQTKTKLGNTEVRGIVDSIVSEELGFTLEQSPSLAKKILEKAITAARAREAARRARELTRRKNALEISALPGKLADCSVRDPALAELFLVEGDSAGGSAKQGRDRRNQAILPLRGKIINVEKARLDKILANEEIRTIITALGTGIGEDFDIAKARYNKIIIMTDADVDGSHIRTLLLTFFYRYMRALLEKGYVYIAQPPLFLLKKGRQEFYLYSERELEQKVSELGKDGITLQRYKGLGEMNADQLSDTTMNPETRTLLQVTLEDAIVADEIFSVLMGDKVEPRREFINKHAGMVRNLDV
- a CDS encoding Ku protein; the protein is MRPMWKGAVSFGLVNIPVKMYAAVEDRSLKFKYLHKKCNTPLKYKRTCPRCDQEVEWEEIVRGYEFQKDRFVLVEDEDFEKIPSKQTRAIDIIDFCELKEIDPIYYERSYYLGPEETGKKAYNLLVSALRDTGKVAVAKVVIRSKQALAAVRVFDDVLVMETMNYPDEVRSRADVPGVEPSLEVSDRELEMATQLVSSMAAPFEPEKYTDEYRRALLELIEAKIAGKEPVQPDAAPTEGVVDLMDALRSSLEAVEKERFTPDKQKPREKGKVV